The Aureitalea marina genome includes a window with the following:
- a CDS encoding SDR family oxidoreductase, whose translation MNLNLTNKNALVCGSSAGIGKATAILLSELGAQVTLLARNEQKLQTALQELHISNDQEHNYLTADFDKPEELKKALLEATLKTDYHILINNTGGPRPGTAFSAEVSEYETAFRQHLICNQILVQSVVPAMKQAGFGRIVNVISTSVKQPIEGLGVSNTIRGAVANWSKTLSFELGPHGITINNVLPGFTETERLDDIVKGASRKMNTSEEGAREFMKKIVPLRRFAQPSEIASAIAFLCTDAAGYITGINVPVDGGRTKSL comes from the coding sequence ATGAATCTCAACCTGACAAATAAGAATGCGCTGGTATGCGGCAGTAGTGCCGGAATCGGAAAAGCTACCGCTATACTACTGAGTGAACTTGGAGCCCAGGTGACTCTCTTGGCCAGGAACGAGCAAAAACTACAAACTGCTCTTCAAGAACTACACATATCCAACGATCAAGAGCACAACTACCTTACAGCGGATTTCGACAAACCGGAAGAACTAAAAAAAGCCCTTCTGGAAGCTACCCTAAAGACGGACTACCACATCTTGATCAATAACACAGGAGGGCCCAGACCGGGCACGGCCTTCTCTGCCGAGGTCAGCGAATATGAGACCGCTTTCCGGCAGCATCTGATCTGTAACCAGATCTTGGTTCAGTCTGTGGTACCGGCCATGAAACAAGCCGGTTTTGGTCGGATCGTCAATGTGATATCAACCTCGGTCAAGCAGCCCATAGAAGGATTGGGTGTTAGCAATACCATCCGCGGAGCGGTGGCCAACTGGAGCAAGACACTTTCCTTCGAACTTGGACCCCATGGCATCACCATCAATAACGTTTTACCCGGCTTTACCGAAACAGAACGTTTGGACGACATTGTTAAAGGAGCTTCTCGTAAAATGAATACCTCTGAAGAGGGAGCACGGGAATTCATGAAGAAGATCGTGCCTCTCAGACGGTTTGCACAACCCTCTGAAATAGCATCTGCCATCGCTTTTCTATGCACGGACGCTGCCGGATACATCACCGGAATAAATGTGCCGGTAGACGGAGGTCGAACCAAATCTTTGTAA
- a CDS encoding amidohydrolase family protein, which produces MKRKLRINGHSHLLPYPEEIPDFMREKEIFWVDEDRKYMLQKNWSRPVTDSSFFLSEKLEWMDKYNIDHAVVLNLSQLYGNGLRLEEMKKALRFQNDFNARIQYDHPSKFTCGFVVHPGFVRGALWEIERCVEELGLQLLCLPTHYMDTIGTWRCIFDEENEPIFDLASKYNLAVEIHPYDGEKFILLENTAWRFHLIWMLAQCADAYHFLTLNGYADKYPHMRTCFAHGGQLAQINLGRRIQGFDGRPDLFEGMVHPRKSVGHKNIFFDTLVHDTGSLKLLVENQGAEQILMGLDDPYPLGEMESAPQSSYPGKILDLAKERDILTEDECDAIWEDNVIKWLCGDDEKAKQKLIDRILK; this is translated from the coding sequence ATGAAGCGAAAACTGCGCATCAACGGTCATTCTCACCTACTCCCCTACCCGGAAGAGATCCCAGATTTCATGCGGGAAAAGGAGATCTTTTGGGTAGATGAGGACCGCAAGTATATGCTTCAGAAGAATTGGAGCCGGCCCGTTACAGACTCCAGTTTTTTCCTGAGTGAGAAATTAGAGTGGATGGATAAATACAACATCGATCATGCGGTGGTACTCAATCTGTCCCAATTGTACGGGAACGGCTTGCGTTTGGAAGAAATGAAAAAGGCCCTCCGGTTCCAAAATGATTTCAACGCTCGTATTCAATACGATCATCCCTCCAAATTTACCTGTGGTTTTGTTGTGCATCCCGGATTTGTTCGAGGTGCATTGTGGGAAATCGAACGCTGTGTGGAAGAACTTGGCCTGCAACTTTTGTGCCTGCCAACGCACTACATGGATACCATCGGAACCTGGAGATGCATCTTCGACGAAGAGAATGAACCCATCTTTGATCTGGCCAGCAAATACAACCTGGCTGTAGAGATTCATCCCTACGACGGGGAGAAATTCATCTTGCTGGAAAATACGGCCTGGCGTTTCCACCTGATCTGGATGCTGGCTCAATGCGCAGACGCCTATCATTTCCTGACCTTGAACGGATATGCCGACAAATACCCCCATATGAGAACTTGCTTTGCTCATGGCGGGCAGTTAGCTCAGATAAACCTAGGAAGAAGGATCCAAGGCTTTGATGGCAGACCAGATCTGTTTGAAGGTATGGTCCACCCCAGGAAATCCGTTGGCCACAAGAACATTTTCTTCGACACCTTGGTACACGATACTGGTTCCTTGAAACTATTGGTAGAAAACCAAGGAGCAGAACAGATCCTGATGGGACTTGACGATCCTTATCCGCTGGGAGAAATGGAGAGCGCCCCTCAATCCTCTTATCCCGGGAAGATCTTGGACCTGGCCAAGGAAAGAGATATTCTTACCGAAGATGAATGCGATGCGATCTGGGAGGACAATGTGATCAAATGGCTGTGTGGGGATGATGAGAAGGCGAAACAAAAACTGATAGACAGAATACTAAAATAA
- a CDS encoding O-methyltransferase — translation MEFLPQHIDQYAVDHTQDEPELLQELNRETWQKVLQPRMLSGHFQGRVLSIISKLINPKNILEIGTYTGYSAICLAEGMQDDGVLHTIDINEELEDLQRRYFDRTGRGEQFVQHLGNALDIVPSLDLDFDLVFIDADKNNYPNYLEMLLPRLGSGSVILSDNVLWSGKVTQEVAKDDADTAALIRYNRMLNEDPRLESVLLPVRDGLTISRVK, via the coding sequence ATGGAGTTCTTACCTCAGCACATCGACCAATACGCGGTTGATCACACTCAAGACGAACCAGAATTACTTCAAGAACTCAATCGGGAGACCTGGCAGAAGGTCCTGCAACCCCGTATGCTTAGTGGACACTTCCAAGGAAGGGTACTCAGTATAATCTCCAAACTGATCAACCCCAAGAATATCCTGGAGATCGGAACCTATACCGGTTATTCTGCCATATGTTTGGCAGAAGGTATGCAGGATGACGGGGTGTTGCACACCATAGATATCAATGAAGAATTAGAAGACTTGCAACGCCGTTACTTTGATCGCACGGGAAGAGGAGAACAATTTGTTCAGCATCTGGGTAATGCATTGGACATTGTCCCTTCCTTAGATCTTGATTTTGATCTGGTCTTCATTGACGCAGACAAGAACAATTACCCCAACTATCTGGAGATGCTTTTACCGCGCTTAGGAAGCGGTTCTGTCATCTTGAGCGACAACGTCTTATGGAGCGGTAAGGTAACGCAGGAAGTGGCTAAGGATGATGCAGATACGGCAGCACTGATCCGGTACAACAGAATGCTAAACGAGGATCCTAGGCTGGAAAGTGTACTCTTACCCGTTCGGGATGGATTAACTATTAGTCGGGTGAAGTGA